The proteins below come from a single Cupriavidus pauculus genomic window:
- a CDS encoding tripartite tricarboxylate transporter substrate binding protein: MRPPSIVSGLASLLFAAGSLATLPGLAQANVASNFPQKPIRLVVTFPAGGGTDALARVIGTDISKSLGQPVVVDNRPGASGNIGAEFVAKSPADGYTLLIVNSSFAINPSVFKKMQFDPKADFSAVISFASVPSVIAVPYTSKIRTFNELLAAGKSGTPPSYASCGNGTPQHLAGELLKISAKMDMLHVPYKGCAPAIADVLGGQADVSVNTLTNTVPYLKSNKLRALAVTSQARSPFLPDVPTVSELGVPGYDVDQWFGILAPAHTPPEVVQKLNAEIAKTIAKPEIKASLAQLGFATGTSTPAEFQKLVSSDIDRWQKFATKINLFVD; encoded by the coding sequence ATGAGACCCCCATCCATCGTCAGCGGTCTGGCATCGCTGCTGTTCGCCGCCGGCTCCCTTGCCACCCTGCCGGGACTCGCGCAGGCGAACGTTGCCAGCAACTTTCCGCAAAAGCCCATCCGCCTGGTCGTCACCTTTCCGGCAGGTGGCGGCACGGACGCGCTCGCCCGCGTGATCGGCACCGACATCAGCAAGTCGCTGGGCCAGCCCGTGGTCGTCGATAACCGCCCCGGCGCCAGCGGCAACATCGGCGCGGAATTCGTGGCCAAAAGCCCCGCGGACGGTTACACGCTGCTGATCGTCAACAGCAGCTTCGCCATCAACCCGAGCGTCTTCAAGAAGATGCAGTTCGATCCGAAGGCCGACTTCAGCGCCGTCATCTCGTTCGCCTCGGTGCCCTCCGTCATCGCGGTGCCGTACACGTCCAAGATCCGCACGTTCAACGAACTGCTGGCCGCGGGCAAGAGCGGCACGCCGCCGAGCTACGCGTCGTGCGGCAATGGCACGCCCCAGCACCTGGCCGGCGAGCTGCTGAAGATCTCCGCCAAGATGGACATGCTCCACGTCCCGTACAAGGGCTGCGCTCCGGCCATCGCCGATGTGCTCGGCGGCCAGGCCGACGTCAGCGTGAATACGCTGACCAATACCGTGCCCTACCTCAAGAGCAACAAGCTGCGCGCGCTGGCCGTGACCTCGCAGGCCCGTTCGCCGTTCCTGCCCGACGTGCCGACCGTCAGCGAACTCGGCGTACCCGGTTACGACGTCGATCAGTGGTTCGGCATCCTCGCGCCGGCGCACACGCCGCCAGAAGTCGTGCAGAAGCTCAACGCGGAGATCGCCAAGACGATCGCCAAACCCGAGATCAAGGCCTCGCTCGCGCAGCTCGGCTTTGCCACGGGCACGAGTACACCGGCAGAGTTCCAGAAGCTGGTGAGCAGCGATATCGACCGCTGGCAGAAGTTCGCGACGAAGATCAACCTGTTCGTCGACTGA
- a CDS encoding porin, whose protein sequence is MSQSRTFLRRTALRHITLAAMTLCAAHAAHAQSSITLYGVADAGIEYLTHADANNHSLARMTSGNLSGSRWGMRGTEDLGGGLQALFVLEGGFDIDSGTASQGGRMFGRQAFTGLSSQYGRVTLGRQNNILYDILINYDAMAVSPRYSIFTMDTMTAGRYDNAAKYVGKFGGLTVSGLYSFARGTSLAGGAFGSEVPGNPKSDRAMSGGLEYNAGKVGVTVIYDMQQGTSGLTGQNPAQKDQRLAVAGTYTFANAKLFAGYRWLNGNIGATAALPSKRADLFWIGAGYQITPALSLSGAGYLLNGRNGNGDAWSASMLLDYAFSKRTDVYAQVAYIRNDDTSRIGLNGPATAIGPAGTNQLGALVGIRHKF, encoded by the coding sequence ATGAGCCAATCCCGTACCTTCCTTCGACGTACCGCTCTTCGACACATCACGCTGGCAGCCATGACGCTGTGCGCGGCCCACGCGGCGCACGCGCAGTCGTCCATCACGCTCTACGGCGTGGCCGACGCCGGCATCGAGTACCTGACGCACGCCGACGCCAACAATCACAGCCTCGCCCGCATGACCTCCGGTAACCTGTCCGGCTCGCGCTGGGGCATGCGCGGCACGGAGGATCTCGGCGGCGGACTGCAGGCGCTCTTCGTGCTCGAAGGCGGCTTCGATATCGACAGCGGCACCGCTTCGCAAGGCGGCCGCATGTTCGGGCGCCAGGCCTTTACGGGGCTGTCGTCGCAATACGGCCGCGTCACGCTGGGCCGGCAGAACAATATCCTGTACGACATCCTGATCAACTACGACGCCATGGCCGTGTCGCCGCGCTACTCTATCTTCACGATGGATACGATGACGGCGGGGCGCTACGACAATGCCGCCAAGTATGTCGGCAAGTTCGGCGGCCTCACGGTCAGCGGCCTGTACTCGTTTGCGCGCGGCACCTCGCTTGCCGGCGGTGCGTTCGGCAGCGAGGTGCCTGGCAATCCGAAGAGCGACCGCGCCATGAGCGGCGGCCTGGAGTACAACGCGGGCAAGGTCGGCGTGACGGTGATCTACGACATGCAGCAGGGCACCAGCGGTCTGACCGGACAGAACCCGGCGCAGAAGGACCAGCGACTCGCCGTGGCCGGTACCTATACGTTCGCGAACGCCAAGCTGTTCGCGGGCTACCGCTGGCTCAATGGCAATATCGGCGCCACGGCCGCGCTGCCGTCCAAGCGCGCGGACCTGTTCTGGATCGGCGCCGGTTACCAGATCACTCCGGCGCTGTCGCTGAGCGGTGCCGGCTACCTGCTCAATGGCCGCAATGGCAACGGCGATGCATGGAGCGCGTCGATGTTGCTCGACTACGCGTTCTCCAAGCGTACCGATGTCTATGCGCAGGTCGCCTATATCCGCAATGACGATACGTCGCGCATCGGCCTCAACGGCCCCGCGACCGCGATCGGCCCGGCGGGCACGAACCAGCTGGGCGCGCTCGTCGGCATCCGCCACAAGTTCTGA
- the phnN gene encoding phosphonate metabolism protein/1,5-bisphosphokinase (PRPP-forming) PhnN, translated as MSKLNMNKTGTFFLVVGPSGAGKDSLIDGARAILTDGYRFAQRVITRPSGSPGEDHEGVSDMEFTRRQEAGEFLVTWNAHELRYGLPAALIETLASGTHVIANGSRGVVAELAARLPHFAVVLVTAPQEVLAQRIASRGRESGEQISKRVSRQAASIPEGVRCLTVSNESTLEAGVQRFVEAVRAGACAPAAPEAPSSRVNLMAKLRGEALDEAAYVAVLRDAIAGRYTEAELTAFLIAATGSLDDDEVVALARARTAFTPRIAWDEPLVVDKHSMGGVPGSRITLIVVPIVAAYGLAMPKTSSRAITSAAGTADAMETVARVDLTQADVQRCVAQARACIAWNGRLNHSVIDDVMNAITRPRKLDSRRWSVASILSKKYTAGATHVMVDLPYGPQTKLADRADAEALGALFERVGAGLGLHVRAIATDGSHPIGRGIGPALEVRDVMQVLDNDPAAPADLRAKALYFAAQILAFDPRVGSPEQGMRIAEALLDEGKARTAFDSIAGAQGRRPEAVMPGVHIAEIAASRSGRVAAIDGLRISGVARAAGAPRDLGAGVDLLCTIGAHVAEGQALYRIHAASPAALDAAVAEAHGPGGDQSNQAVRIDPD; from the coding sequence ATGTCTAAGTTAAATATGAACAAGACTGGCACATTCTTCCTTGTCGTCGGCCCCAGTGGCGCAGGCAAGGACTCCCTGATCGACGGTGCACGCGCGATTCTCACGGACGGCTATCGGTTCGCCCAACGCGTCATCACGCGTCCGAGCGGCTCTCCCGGCGAGGATCATGAAGGCGTTTCCGATATGGAGTTCACGCGTCGCCAGGAGGCCGGCGAGTTCCTCGTCACGTGGAACGCGCACGAGCTGCGCTACGGGCTGCCCGCCGCGCTGATCGAAACGCTTGCGTCGGGCACGCACGTCATCGCCAATGGCTCGCGCGGCGTGGTGGCGGAGCTGGCCGCGCGTCTGCCCCACTTTGCCGTCGTGCTGGTCACCGCGCCGCAGGAAGTGCTGGCCCAGCGCATTGCCTCGCGCGGCCGCGAGTCCGGCGAACAGATCTCGAAGCGCGTATCGCGGCAGGCGGCGTCGATTCCGGAAGGCGTGCGGTGCCTCACGGTGTCCAACGAAAGCACGCTCGAGGCCGGTGTCCAGCGCTTTGTCGAGGCAGTGCGTGCCGGTGCGTGCGCGCCGGCGGCCCCCGAGGCCCCGTCGAGCCGCGTCAACCTGATGGCGAAACTGCGCGGCGAGGCGCTCGACGAAGCCGCTTACGTGGCCGTGCTGCGCGACGCCATTGCCGGGCGCTACACCGAAGCGGAACTGACGGCGTTCCTGATCGCCGCCACCGGCAGCCTCGACGACGACGAAGTGGTGGCGCTGGCCCGCGCGCGCACGGCCTTCACGCCGCGCATCGCCTGGGACGAGCCGCTCGTGGTGGACAAGCATTCGATGGGCGGTGTCCCCGGCAGCCGCATCACGCTGATCGTCGTGCCCATCGTCGCGGCCTATGGCCTCGCGATGCCGAAGACCTCGTCGCGCGCCATCACGTCCGCGGCCGGCACCGCCGATGCGATGGAAACCGTGGCCCGCGTGGACCTCACGCAGGCCGACGTGCAGCGCTGCGTGGCGCAGGCGCGCGCCTGCATCGCCTGGAACGGACGCCTCAACCATTCCGTGATCGACGACGTGATGAATGCCATCACCCGTCCGCGCAAGCTCGATTCGCGCCGCTGGTCCGTTGCCTCGATCCTCTCCAAGAAGTACACGGCCGGCGCCACGCACGTGATGGTGGACCTGCCCTACGGGCCGCAGACCAAGCTCGCCGACCGCGCCGATGCGGAGGCGCTGGGCGCGCTGTTCGAGCGCGTCGGCGCGGGGCTGGGCCTGCACGTACGCGCCATCGCCACCGATGGCAGCCACCCGATCGGTCGCGGCATCGGTCCGGCGCTGGAGGTCCGCGACGTCATGCAGGTGCTCGACAACGATCCGGCCGCCCCCGCCGACCTGCGCGCCAAGGCCCTTTACTTCGCCGCCCAGATCCTCGCTTTCGACCCGCGCGTGGGCTCGCCCGAGCAAGGCATGCGAATTGCGGAAGCCCTGCTGGATGAAGGCAAGGCGAGGACGGCATTCGACAGCATTGCGGGCGCCCAGGGCCGCAGGCCCGAGGCGGTGATGCCCGGCGTGCACATCGCGGAGATCGCGGCCAGCCGGTCTGGACGCGTCGCCGCGATCGACGGTCTGCGTATCTCCGGCGTGGCACGCGCGGCGGGCGCGCCGCGCGATCTCGGTGCAGGCGTGGACCTGCTGTGCACGATTGGCGCGCATGTGGCCGAGGGCCAGGCGCTCTACCGCATTCACGCGGCGTCGCCCGCGGCACTCGACGCCGCGGTGGCGGAGGCGCATGGCCCGGGTGGCGACCAGAGCAACCAGGCAGTCCGTATCGATCCCGATTGA
- a CDS encoding LysR family transcriptional regulator, whose product MSSSQARASRLHFDLTTVQLFIAVADMGSITRGAERLHLAPAAASRRILELESQLGVSLFERLPHGMAVTEAGGALLAHARGISHTVQRMQDDAASYIGGVLGVVRIAAPKSAVIQFLPSDIQRCAAECPGIRIDLQEMNSEEVQQSLRRGMADLGIYDGNLGVVDLPTAPYRSDRLALVVASQHALARRKRVSLEDVLDCDLIVLSASSAISILLERLAAEAGRTMRMRMRVQGFDSIAALVAENLGAGVMPEAIAKKVAAGSRFVRIPIDEPWAERRFVLCHRPHGELSSAAHAVLRVLAQKAKPDFPKQR is encoded by the coding sequence ATGTCATCCAGCCAAGCGCGCGCCTCGCGACTGCATTTCGATCTGACCACCGTTCAACTGTTTATCGCCGTGGCGGACATGGGCAGCATTACCCGTGGGGCGGAGCGGCTGCATCTGGCGCCCGCGGCCGCGTCCCGCCGCATCCTCGAGCTCGAATCGCAGTTGGGCGTGTCGTTGTTCGAACGGCTCCCGCATGGCATGGCCGTGACCGAAGCGGGCGGCGCGCTGCTCGCGCATGCGCGCGGCATCAGCCATACCGTGCAGCGCATGCAGGACGATGCCGCCTCGTATATCGGCGGCGTGCTCGGCGTCGTGCGCATCGCCGCGCCCAAGTCGGCCGTCATCCAGTTCCTGCCATCGGACATCCAGCGCTGCGCGGCAGAGTGTCCGGGCATTCGCATCGACCTGCAGGAGATGAACAGCGAGGAGGTCCAGCAATCGCTGCGCCGCGGCATGGCCGACCTGGGCATCTACGACGGCAACCTCGGCGTCGTCGATCTGCCCACCGCGCCCTATCGGTCCGACCGCCTCGCGCTGGTCGTCGCCAGCCAGCACGCGCTGGCCCGCCGCAAGCGGGTATCGCTCGAGGACGTCCTCGACTGCGACCTGATCGTGCTCAGCGCGAGCTCGGCCATTTCCATCCTGCTGGAGCGCCTGGCCGCCGAAGCGGGCAGGACGATGCGCATGCGCATGCGGGTGCAGGGGTTCGACAGCATCGCCGCGCTCGTCGCCGAGAACCTCGGCGCCGGCGTCATGCCGGAAGCCATCGCGAAGAAGGTTGCGGCCGGATCCCGGTTCGTCCGCATACCCATCGACGAGCCCTGGGCGGAGCGGCGGTTCGTCCTGTGCCACCGGCCCCACGGCGAACTGTCTTCCGCCGCCCATGCGGTATTGCGGGTGCTTGCGCAAAAGGCGAAACCAGACTTCCCCAAACAGCGATAG
- a CDS encoding CaiB/BaiF CoA transferase family protein: MTDARNDQAQRSATPLPLAGVRVLDVTQVMAGPYACMLLADLGADVIKIEPPKGGDQTRGAMGFKMKGPDSMGFLNMNRNKRSMTLDLKTESAREVFLRLAKTADILVENYRPGVMKRLGIDYDTLREINPRLVYCSISGFGQSGPWATRPGFDLMAQAMSGVMSVTGYPGGAPVKAGVPVADIGCALFAVYGMLSAYIGAKATGKGQYVDASLFDSALAFSIWDTSEYWGTGREPEPLGTSNRMSAPYQAVKAADGYFVMGATNQKLWQLLCNTLERPDLLADERFGTVALRLANRNELIPALEESFAADSCDSWIERLLEAGIPAGPILTYPQAFDSEHGRHRQMRIEIDHPIEGKVPNIGFAVKMGGTPQQVRRHPPLLGEHTAEVLDELGLSKDEQASLADAGAFGG; this comes from the coding sequence ATGACCGATGCGCGCAACGATCAGGCACAGCGCAGTGCCACCCCATTGCCTCTGGCAGGCGTCCGGGTGCTGGATGTGACCCAGGTCATGGCCGGCCCCTATGCCTGCATGCTGCTGGCCGACCTCGGCGCCGACGTGATCAAGATCGAACCGCCGAAAGGCGGCGACCAGACGCGCGGCGCGATGGGATTCAAGATGAAGGGCCCGGACAGCATGGGCTTTCTGAACATGAATCGCAACAAGCGAAGCATGACGCTGGACCTCAAGACCGAATCGGCGCGCGAGGTCTTTCTGCGGCTCGCGAAAACCGCGGACATCCTCGTCGAGAACTATCGGCCCGGTGTCATGAAGCGCCTTGGCATCGACTACGACACGCTGCGCGAGATCAATCCCAGGCTCGTCTATTGCAGCATCTCGGGTTTCGGGCAGTCGGGACCGTGGGCCACGCGGCCCGGATTCGACCTGATGGCGCAGGCCATGTCGGGCGTGATGAGCGTGACCGGTTACCCCGGCGGCGCGCCGGTCAAGGCCGGCGTGCCCGTGGCCGACATCGGCTGCGCGCTGTTCGCGGTGTACGGCATGCTCTCCGCCTATATCGGCGCGAAGGCCACCGGCAAGGGCCAGTACGTGGATGCCTCGCTGTTCGACTCCGCGCTCGCGTTCTCCATCTGGGACACCTCGGAGTACTGGGGCACAGGCCGCGAGCCGGAGCCGCTCGGCACGTCCAATCGCATGAGCGCGCCGTATCAGGCCGTGAAGGCCGCCGACGGCTACTTCGTGATGGGCGCGACGAACCAGAAGCTCTGGCAGTTGCTCTGCAACACGCTCGAACGGCCCGATCTGCTCGCGGACGAGCGCTTCGGCACCGTGGCGTTACGCCTCGCCAACCGCAACGAACTGATTCCGGCCCTCGAGGAGAGCTTTGCCGCGGACAGCTGCGACAGCTGGATCGAACGCCTGCTGGAAGCGGGGATCCCGGCCGGGCCGATCCTGACGTATCCTCAGGCTTTCGACAGCGAGCACGGGCGGCACCGCCAGATGCGCATCGAGATCGATCACCCGATCGAGGGCAAGGTGCCCAATATCGGCTTTGCCGTCAAAATGGGCGGCACCCCGCAGCAGGTGCGCCGCCACCCACCGCTGCTGGGCGAGCATACGGCAGAGGTACTGGACGAGCTCGGGCTGTCGAAGGACGAGCAGGCGTCGCTGGCCGATGCCGGCGCGTTTGGCGGATAA
- a CDS encoding MarR family winged helix-turn-helix transcriptional regulator — translation MNTQTSHESRSSEDSDYDFTEQVGHLLRRAYQRHVSIFQQTIPDSQLTAGQFVVLCAIQAQGPCSLSAIARATAIDQATVRGIIERLKSRDLIVVSHDARDRRKVVVLLSPAGQTLIGEVVPFAQDISERTMGGLNPAERVALLYLLRKLSDLEDASPEPVADADGTA, via the coding sequence GTGAATACCCAGACCAGCCACGAGTCACGCAGCAGCGAGGACAGCGACTACGACTTTACCGAGCAGGTCGGCCACCTGCTGCGCCGCGCGTACCAGCGGCATGTCTCGATTTTCCAGCAGACGATTCCCGATTCGCAGCTGACCGCCGGCCAGTTCGTGGTGCTCTGCGCGATCCAGGCGCAGGGGCCCTGCTCCCTGAGCGCCATCGCCCGCGCCACGGCCATCGATCAGGCAACGGTGCGCGGCATCATCGAACGCCTGAAGTCGCGGGACCTGATCGTCGTCTCGCACGACGCGCGCGACCGCCGCAAGGTCGTGGTGCTGCTGTCGCCCGCCGGGCAAACACTGATCGGTGAGGTCGTCCCCTTCGCGCAGGACATCAGCGAGCGCACCATGGGCGGCCTGAACCCCGCCGAGCGCGTCGCGCTGCTGTATCTGCTGCGCAAGCTGAGCGACCTCGAGGACGCGTCGCCCGAACCCGTCGCCGACGCCGACGGCACCGCCTGA
- the nadC gene encoding carboxylating nicotinate-nucleotide diphosphorylase, translating into MYDIYTTDKLIDLWLTEDIGICDLTVQTMIEPGETGTFCMNAREPMLIAGIDVAARIFARYDPSLSIDVRVADGDKVEKGAILLNVSGNARSVLTAERTALNIMQRLCGIANHTAKYAEAIAHTKARLIDSRKTTPGLRALEKHAVTCGGGLNHRLSLDNGVMIKDNHIAVCGSIAAAVERVRRKLPVLTKLEVECDRLEQVHEALAAGVDVIMLDNMSVPDMKEAVQIVNGRTKVEASGGIRLETIRPIAETGVDYISTSKITQSAPAVDIGLDEA; encoded by the coding sequence ATGTATGACATCTACACCACCGACAAGCTGATCGACCTTTGGCTGACCGAAGACATCGGCATCTGCGACCTGACGGTCCAGACGATGATCGAGCCGGGCGAAACCGGCACGTTCTGCATGAACGCCCGCGAGCCGATGCTCATCGCCGGTATCGACGTGGCCGCCCGCATCTTCGCGCGCTACGATCCGTCGCTGTCCATCGACGTGCGCGTTGCCGATGGCGACAAGGTGGAAAAGGGTGCCATCCTGCTGAACGTCAGCGGCAATGCGCGTAGCGTGCTGACGGCCGAACGGACCGCCCTCAATATCATGCAGCGGCTGTGCGGCATCGCCAACCACACGGCGAAGTATGCCGAGGCCATTGCCCATACCAAGGCGCGCCTGATCGACAGCCGCAAGACCACGCCGGGCCTGCGCGCGCTGGAAAAGCATGCGGTGACCTGCGGTGGCGGCCTGAACCACCGGCTGAGCCTCGACAATGGCGTGATGATCAAGGACAACCACATCGCGGTCTGCGGCAGCATTGCCGCCGCGGTGGAGCGCGTGCGCCGCAAGCTGCCGGTGCTGACGAAGCTGGAGGTGGAGTGCGACCGTCTGGAGCAGGTGCATGAAGCCCTGGCGGCCGGCGTGGACGTGATCATGCTGGACAACATGTCCGTGCCCGACATGAAGGAAGCGGTACAGATCGTGAACGGCCGCACCAAGGTCGAAGCCTCGGGCGGTATCCGCCTGGAAACGATTCGTCCGATCGCGGAAACCGGTGTGGACTATATCTCCACGAGCAAGATCACGCAGTCGGCCCCGGCCGTGGATATCGGCCTCGACGAAGCCTGA
- a CDS encoding enoyl-CoA hydratase/isomerase family protein produces the protein MTEPSAQGQVTLSRQGPIAFITFDRPAARNAMTWAMYDQLGAHCKSLAADTADRPRVVVLRGAGGEAFVAGSDIAQFQQFTGGDDGIAYEAGIDEGIGLIERLPMPTVAVVDGWAVGGGLAIATACDFRLATPKARFGVPIAKTLGNTLSAENLAKLRAAWGLQPVRRMLLLAQILDADTALACGFLHGIHAPEEIDAQLAALCDQLGALAPVTQSVVKEALRRQTVEAVADTDDLVRTCYASEDFREGVDAFVNRRPPAWKGR, from the coding sequence ATGACAGAACCCTCGGCACAAGGACAGGTCACGCTCTCCAGACAGGGCCCAATCGCCTTCATCACGTTCGACCGCCCGGCGGCTCGCAACGCGATGACGTGGGCGATGTACGACCAGCTGGGCGCGCATTGCAAATCGCTGGCCGCCGACACGGCCGACCGCCCCCGCGTGGTGGTGTTGCGCGGCGCCGGCGGAGAAGCCTTCGTCGCGGGCAGCGATATCGCGCAGTTCCAGCAATTCACGGGCGGCGACGACGGCATTGCCTACGAGGCCGGTATCGACGAAGGCATCGGCCTGATCGAACGGCTGCCCATGCCGACCGTGGCCGTCGTCGATGGCTGGGCCGTCGGCGGCGGACTGGCCATTGCCACCGCCTGCGACTTCCGCCTGGCTACCCCGAAAGCCCGCTTCGGCGTGCCGATCGCCAAGACACTCGGCAATACGCTCTCCGCCGAGAACCTCGCCAAACTGCGCGCCGCGTGGGGCTTGCAGCCCGTCCGGCGCATGCTGCTGCTCGCGCAGATTCTGGACGCCGACACCGCGCTGGCATGCGGCTTCCTGCATGGCATCCATGCGCCCGAGGAGATCGACGCGCAGCTCGCCGCGCTCTGCGACCAGCTCGGCGCGCTGGCGCCCGTCACCCAGAGCGTCGTGAAGGAAGCCCTGCGCCGCCAGACCGTCGAGGCCGTGGCCGACACCGACGATCTCGTGCGTACGTGCTACGCCAGCGAAGATTTCCGGGAAGGCGTCGATGCCTTCGTGAACCGCCGCCCGCCGGCGTGGAAGGGGCGCTAG
- a CDS encoding MarR family winged helix-turn-helix transcriptional regulator, which produces MATKKPDSPAVPVPLDDASEERLAHLVKDAARAYIRALQLRLANHSVSYGHWTILRILWRHDGLSQRDLSERAGVTEPTTFSAVKALEALGYVERMHLPGNKKKVHVFLSKTGRALRKKLEPLATEVNTLSVEGVSEEDVLTTRRVLISITQKLVADEMALAERGRRVPSTQEVGRLLSDL; this is translated from the coding sequence ATGGCCACGAAAAAGCCAGATAGCCCCGCAGTACCCGTCCCGCTGGACGACGCCAGTGAAGAACGCCTTGCGCACCTGGTGAAGGACGCAGCCCGCGCGTATATCCGCGCGCTGCAGCTGCGGCTGGCCAATCATTCGGTGTCGTACGGCCACTGGACCATCCTGCGCATTCTCTGGCGCCACGATGGCCTCTCGCAGCGCGACCTGAGCGAGCGGGCGGGCGTGACGGAGCCCACCACGTTCTCGGCGGTCAAGGCGCTGGAGGCGCTGGGCTACGTGGAGCGCATGCATCTGCCCGGCAACAAGAAGAAGGTGCACGTGTTCCTGAGCAAGACGGGGCGCGCGCTGCGCAAGAAGCTGGAGCCGCTGGCGACCGAGGTCAATACGCTCAGTGTGGAGGGCGTCAGCGAGGAGGACGTGCTGACGACGCGCCGGGTGCTGATCTCCATCACGCAGAAGCTGGTCGCCGACGAGATGGCGCTGGCGGAACGCGGGCGCCGCGTGCCGTCCACGCAGGAAGTGGGGCGGCTGCTGTCGGATCTTTGA
- a CDS encoding Bug family tripartite tricarboxylate transporter substrate binding protein yields the protein MQRRQFMLGAAAGLTGLTGLTLPGLVRAADMAGPVRILVGFAPGGGTDVLARVLGNKLTQMWNTSVVVENKPGASGSIAAGYVAKQPPDGTTLLMAHVNSHAIAPAMLDLKYNPRTDFSPIAMVGVTPNMLTCRAEQKIRTVAEVVALCRQKPGKISFGSSGIGSSQHLALELFRMQAKIDVVHVPYKGSGPLVADLLGGQIDYAFDTMTAATPFIQQDKVVAIAQTRLKRAAAYPNVPTLAESGFPGLDAASWYGLVGPKGMSPALVQRMNADVNRALAMPDVVERLKSFGAEDYGGSSQQFGEFIASESTKWAKVVKDANVKAES from the coding sequence ATGCAACGCAGACAGTTCATGCTCGGCGCGGCGGCCGGGCTGACGGGATTGACCGGGTTAACGCTACCCGGCCTCGTCAGGGCGGCCGACATGGCGGGTCCCGTCCGCATCCTCGTCGGCTTCGCTCCCGGGGGCGGCACCGATGTGCTGGCCCGCGTGCTGGGCAACAAGCTCACGCAGATGTGGAACACCAGCGTGGTGGTCGAGAACAAGCCCGGCGCTTCCGGATCGATCGCGGCCGGCTACGTCGCCAAGCAGCCCCCCGATGGCACGACCCTGCTGATGGCGCACGTCAACAGCCATGCCATCGCCCCGGCGATGCTGGACCTCAAGTACAACCCGCGCACGGATTTCTCCCCCATCGCGATGGTCGGCGTCACGCCCAATATGCTGACGTGCCGCGCCGAACAGAAGATCCGTACCGTGGCCGAAGTGGTGGCGCTCTGCCGCCAGAAACCCGGCAAGATCTCTTTCGGCTCTTCGGGCATCGGTTCCTCGCAGCATCTGGCGCTCGAGCTGTTCCGCATGCAGGCCAAGATCGACGTCGTGCACGTGCCCTACAAGGGATCGGGCCCGCTGGTAGCCGATCTGCTGGGCGGTCAGATCGACTACGCGTTCGATACGATGACCGCCGCCACGCCGTTTATCCAGCAGGACAAGGTGGTTGCCATCGCGCAAACCCGCCTGAAACGCGCCGCCGCCTATCCGAACGTGCCCACCCTGGCCGAGTCCGGCTTCCCCGGCCTCGACGCCGCGTCCTGGTATGGCCTGGTCGGCCCCAAGGGCATGTCTCCCGCGCTTGTCCAGCGCATGAACGCCGACGTCAATCGCGCGCTGGCCATGCCCGACGTCGTCGAGCGGCTCAAGAGCTTTGGCGCCGAGGACTACGGTGGCTCCAGCCAGCAGTTCGGCGAATTCATCGCATCGGAGTCCACCAAATGGGCGAAGGTCGTGAAGGACGCCAACGTCAAGGCGGAGAGCTGA